A single region of the Streptomyces sp. NBC_00236 genome encodes:
- a CDS encoding LysR family transcriptional regulator — protein sequence MDLEAVRTFAAVADTGQFQEASAELSITQQAVSRRISVLEKSLGVRLFTRTPRGAELTIDGQALLPHARELLRVAERAVASVHAGRRPLRVDVIASRGAQAGLMRGFHRAYPEIELDVLMLFEIEAAVAAIRTGAIDASFRAVTAPGRPLPEEIESVRVLDEPLQLLTGPAHALAGARSVTLAQLAGHRIWMPGIVPGTEWGAYYDDLVAEFDLTIEATGPNFGSDALLDTIADTPALATFMGEHTRLIWPAGHGLRRIPVIDPTPVYPHSLIWRRDNPHPALLALRDHLGSTRPHQADGETWKPAWAKDSDVRRA from the coding sequence ATGGATCTCGAAGCCGTCCGCACCTTCGCGGCCGTCGCCGACACGGGTCAGTTCCAGGAAGCCTCCGCCGAGCTCTCGATCACCCAGCAGGCCGTCTCCAGACGCATCTCCGTGCTGGAGAAAAGCCTCGGTGTGCGGCTGTTCACCCGCACTCCACGCGGCGCCGAGCTCACCATCGACGGGCAGGCACTCCTGCCTCACGCACGTGAGCTGCTGCGCGTCGCGGAACGCGCGGTCGCGTCCGTGCACGCCGGACGACGGCCGCTGCGTGTCGACGTGATCGCGTCGCGGGGCGCACAGGCGGGCCTGATGCGCGGGTTCCACCGCGCGTATCCCGAAATCGAACTCGACGTGTTGATGCTGTTCGAGATCGAGGCGGCCGTCGCCGCTATCCGGACCGGTGCGATCGATGCGTCATTCCGCGCCGTCACAGCACCCGGCCGGCCGCTTCCCGAGGAGATCGAATCCGTCCGCGTGCTCGATGAACCGTTGCAACTCCTCACGGGTCCTGCCCATGCACTGGCGGGTGCCAGATCGGTGACCCTCGCGCAGCTCGCCGGGCACCGGATCTGGATGCCGGGCATCGTCCCCGGTACCGAGTGGGGCGCCTACTACGACGATCTCGTCGCCGAATTCGACCTCACCATCGAGGCAACCGGCCCCAACTTCGGGTCCGACGCCCTTCTCGACACCATCGCCGACACCCCGGCCCTGGCTACCTTCATGGGCGAGCACACCCGCCTCATCTGGCCCGCCGGCCACGGACTGCGGCGTATCCCGGTAATCGATCCCACACCTGTCTATCCGCACTCGCTGATCTGGCGCCGCGACAACCCACACCCCGCGCTCCTCGCCCTCCGCGATCATCTCGGCTCCACACGCCCCCACCAGGCCGACGGTGAGACCTGGAAGCCTGCATGGGCCAAGGACTCCGATGTGCGGCGGGCCTAA
- a CDS encoding DUF58 domain-containing protein — MALTGRTALLAALGSLLVGILAPSWTGMLAVNAPLLLAILCDYALAAPVRQLQFTRSGDTTVRLGESAEVLLTVVNPSQRRLRAHLRDAWPPSSWFPGTDQAASRHTLDVPSGERRRVATLLRPTRRGDRRAEQITVRSYGPLGLAARQGSHRAPWKVRVLPPFTSRKHLPSRLARLRELDGRTSVLTRGEGTEFDSLRAYVPGDDTRSIDWRATARQSAVAVRTWRPERDRHILIVLDTGRTSAGRVGDVPRLDASMDAALLLTALATRAGDRVDLLAYDRRVRAQVRGRGAGDVLSAMVDALAPLEPELVETDARGLSAAALTHAPRRSLIVLLTSLDAAPVEEGLLPVLPRLTQRHTVLLAAVRDPHIEEMAAARGTVDAIYDAAAGAQAQAERRRTADQLQRHGVVVVDATPDSLAPSLADAYLALKAAGRL, encoded by the coding sequence GTGGCCCTTACCGGACGCACCGCTCTGCTCGCCGCCCTTGGGTCACTCCTTGTAGGCATCCTGGCCCCGAGCTGGACGGGCATGCTCGCGGTCAACGCCCCGCTTCTTCTAGCAATTCTGTGCGACTACGCCCTGGCAGCGCCAGTGCGTCAGCTCCAGTTCACTCGATCCGGTGATACAACCGTTCGACTCGGCGAGAGCGCCGAAGTGCTACTCACCGTAGTCAACCCTTCCCAACGTCGCCTGCGGGCACACCTCCGCGACGCATGGCCTCCCAGCAGCTGGTTCCCGGGCACCGACCAGGCAGCGTCCCGCCACACACTGGATGTGCCGTCCGGTGAACGGCGCCGTGTCGCCACGTTGCTGCGCCCCACCCGTCGCGGCGACCGCCGGGCGGAGCAGATCACCGTGCGCTCCTACGGCCCGCTGGGACTAGCAGCCCGCCAGGGCAGCCACCGCGCCCCGTGGAAGGTACGGGTCCTGCCGCCCTTCACGAGCCGTAAACACCTGCCGTCCCGCCTGGCCAGGCTGCGCGAACTGGATGGCCGTACGAGTGTCCTCACCCGGGGCGAGGGCACGGAGTTCGACAGTCTGCGCGCCTATGTCCCCGGCGACGACACCCGCTCGATCGACTGGCGGGCCACCGCGCGCCAATCGGCGGTCGCCGTACGCACCTGGCGCCCGGAGCGCGACCGTCACATCCTCATCGTCCTCGACACGGGCCGTACATCAGCGGGCCGAGTCGGCGATGTGCCCCGCCTCGACGCCTCGATGGACGCGGCACTCCTTCTCACCGCCCTGGCCACCCGAGCCGGCGATCGCGTGGACCTTCTCGCCTATGACCGCCGTGTACGCGCCCAGGTCCGGGGCCGCGGTGCCGGTGACGTCCTGTCGGCCATGGTCGACGCCCTGGCCCCGCTGGAGCCGGAACTCGTGGAAACCGACGCCCGAGGCCTGAGCGCCGCCGCGCTCACGCACGCTCCCCGGCGCTCCCTGATCGTGCTGCTGACCAGCCTTGACGCAGCCCCGGTCGAGGAAGGACTGCTGCCCGTACTGCCACGTCTTACCCAGCGCCATACCGTGCTGCTGGCAGCCGTGCGGGACCCCCACATCGAGGAGATGGCGGCAGCGAGGGGAACAGTGGACGCGATCTACGACGCTGCCGCGGGAGCCCAGGCTCAGGCAGAACGGCGTCGGACGGCGGACCAGCTCCAGCGTCACGGCGTGGTCGTCGTCGACGCCACCCCGGACAGCCTCGCGCCGTCCCTCGCGGACGCCTACCTGGCCCTCAAGGCGGCCGGCCGGCTGTAA
- a CDS encoding MFS transporter — MVSRRPLGRQFGWLWAAYAVSGFGTRLAFDAFALIAILALHAGPTQVSVLAATGLAVGAAVAVPLGPWLEFRRKRPVMVAMDLIRFVALMSVPAAYALGLLGFVQLLLVSVVVGAADIAFSAASGAYLKTLVRPEDLLAANGRFESTAWTVTVLGPPAGTAAIGFFGPVTTVLADAVSYLLSAAGIRAIGGSEPLPARTGTPRSRLRPRDLIEGWRYILSHPALRPLFFNTVLVSGLIMATSPLLAVLMLGNLGFAPWQYGLAFGLPCIGGIIGSRLARGFVARVGRQKVLLAAGALRACWSLGLAFIRPGTGGLVLVIVVEFGLITCMGVFNPVFATYRLEQTATDRIVRTLAAWSVTSKLTVAAMTGLWGLLAAVTGPRAAIAVAGLLMLFTPFLLPWSEREPHHEPDAAGIRA; from the coding sequence ATGGTGAGCAGGAGACCGTTGGGCCGGCAGTTCGGCTGGCTGTGGGCGGCGTACGCAGTCAGTGGGTTCGGTACGCGGCTGGCGTTCGACGCGTTCGCTCTGATCGCGATCCTTGCACTCCACGCAGGGCCGACCCAGGTATCCGTACTGGCCGCGACAGGGCTCGCTGTGGGAGCCGCCGTAGCCGTGCCGCTGGGGCCGTGGCTGGAGTTCCGCCGCAAGCGGCCGGTGATGGTCGCGATGGACCTGATCCGGTTCGTAGCGCTGATGAGCGTACCCGCCGCCTATGCGCTCGGGCTGCTCGGCTTCGTACAGCTTCTGCTCGTGTCCGTCGTCGTCGGTGCGGCCGACATCGCCTTCAGCGCGGCCAGTGGCGCGTATCTGAAGACGCTCGTACGGCCGGAGGACCTGCTCGCCGCGAACGGACGGTTCGAGTCCACGGCCTGGACCGTCACGGTGCTCGGACCGCCGGCCGGCACAGCAGCGATCGGATTCTTCGGACCAGTGACGACCGTGCTGGCCGATGCGGTCAGCTATCTGCTCTCAGCAGCAGGAATCCGTGCGATCGGTGGTAGCGAGCCGCTCCCTGCGCGGACGGGCACGCCAAGGTCGCGCCTCCGGCCCCGTGACCTGATCGAAGGGTGGCGGTACATTCTGAGCCACCCGGCCCTGCGTCCCCTGTTCTTCAACACGGTCCTGGTCAGCGGTCTGATCATGGCGACCTCGCCACTGCTCGCCGTCCTCATGCTCGGGAACCTCGGGTTCGCCCCCTGGCAGTACGGCCTCGCCTTCGGCCTGCCCTGTATCGGCGGGATCATCGGCTCACGGCTGGCCCGAGGGTTTGTCGCACGGGTCGGACGGCAGAAGGTCCTGCTCGCCGCCGGGGCGCTGCGCGCGTGTTGGTCGCTCGGGCTGGCCTTCATCCGGCCCGGCACAGGCGGACTCGTACTCGTCATCGTGGTCGAGTTCGGGCTGATCACCTGCATGGGTGTGTTCAACCCGGTGTTCGCCACCTACCGGCTCGAACAGACGGCGACGGACCGGATCGTCCGCACCCTGGCGGCGTGGTCGGTCACCAGCAAGCTGACTGTCGCGGCCATGACCGGGCTATGGGGTCTGCTGGCCGCCGTCACCGGGCCTCGCGCCGCGATCGCCGTCGCTGGTCTTCTCATGCTGTTCACCCCGTTCCTGCTTCCCTGGTCCGAACGCGAGCCACACCACGAGCCGGATGCGGCCGGGATCCGGGCCTGA
- a CDS encoding AAA family ATPase: MSAPPPIPAGTTGTVSGDAAARASLEALRSEIAKAVVGQDPAVTGLVVALLCRGHVLLEGVPGVAKTLLVRALAASLELDTKRVQFTPDLMPSDVTGSLVYEARTAEFSFQPGPVFTNLLLADEINRTPPKTQSSLLEAMEERQVTVDGTPRPLPDPFLVAATQNPVEYEGTYPLPEAQLDRFLLKLTVPLPSRDDEINVLTRHADGFNPRDLHAAGIRPVAGPADLEAARIAVARTTVSPEIAGYVVDICRATRESPSLSLGVSPRGATALLSTARAWAWLTGRDYVTPDDVKALALPTLRHRIQLRPEAEMEGVTPDSVITAVLAHVPVPR, translated from the coding sequence ATGAGCGCCCCGCCCCCCATTCCCGCCGGGACAACCGGGACCGTCAGCGGCGACGCCGCTGCCCGCGCTTCCCTGGAAGCGCTGCGCTCCGAGATCGCGAAGGCCGTGGTCGGACAGGACCCGGCGGTCACCGGTCTTGTGGTCGCGCTGCTCTGCCGCGGCCATGTCCTGCTGGAAGGTGTCCCCGGCGTGGCCAAGACCCTCCTGGTCAGGGCCCTCGCAGCGTCGCTCGAACTCGACACGAAGCGCGTCCAGTTCACCCCCGACCTGATGCCGAGTGACGTCACGGGCTCACTCGTCTACGAGGCCCGCACCGCCGAGTTCTCCTTCCAGCCGGGACCGGTCTTCACGAACCTTCTGCTCGCCGACGAGATCAACCGGACGCCTCCCAAGACCCAGTCGTCCCTTCTGGAAGCGATGGAGGAACGCCAGGTCACTGTCGACGGCACTCCTCGCCCCCTGCCGGACCCGTTCCTCGTGGCGGCCACGCAGAACCCCGTGGAGTACGAAGGCACGTATCCCCTCCCTGAAGCCCAACTGGACCGGTTCCTCCTCAAGCTGACGGTCCCGCTGCCGTCCCGCGACGACGAGATCAACGTCCTGACCCGCCATGCCGACGGGTTCAATCCGCGCGACCTGCACGCGGCGGGCATACGACCGGTCGCCGGGCCCGCCGATCTGGAGGCCGCACGTATCGCTGTCGCCAGGACCACCGTCTCCCCCGAGATCGCCGGCTATGTGGTGGATATCTGTCGTGCCACGCGTGAATCCCCCTCGCTCTCCCTGGGTGTCTCACCCCGGGGCGCCACCGCTCTGCTCTCCACTGCCCGTGCCTGGGCCTGGCTGACCGGCCGCGACTACGTCACCCCGGACGACGTGAAAGCCCTCGCACTCCCCACGCTCCGGCACCGCATACAACTGCGGCCCGAGGCGGAGATGGAGGGGGTTACCCCGGACTCCGTCATCACCGCGGTTCTCGCCCATGTCCCCGTACCCCGTTGA